A stretch of DNA from Arthrobacter jiangjiafuii:
CGGGATCGATCCGTCGCTGGAGGCAGCGGCGCAGACCCTGGGCGCCGACTGGAAGCAGCGGTTCCGGAAGATCACCCTGCCGCTGCTGGCCCCGGGGCTGGCGATCACGTTCTGCCTGACCTTCGTGCTCGCGTTCAGCGTCTTTCCATCGGCCATCCTGGTCGGTGATCCCTCGGGTTCCACCCGGGTTATCGCCTACGTCGCGTACAACGCCTGGGGACAGCAGTTCGACTATCCCCTGGCCTCTGCCGCAGCCATTGTCATGGGTGCCGTGGAGCTGCTAGTCATCATCCTGGTGCTGCTGTGGCGGTCCCGGATGTACAAGGGAACTACCGGAGGTAAGGGCTGATGAGCACTGCAACTCTCAAGACCAGGGATGCGACGACGGCGCCCGGCCGTCCTCCGCGCCGGGCACTGAAAGCCACTCCGGGAACGTTCCTGGTCTGGGGCGGCATGGCGCTGTTCCTGATCCTGCTGCTGGGCGTGGTCTCCTCGGTGCTGGTCAATTCCTTTGCCGGGCAGTGGTTCGATACCTGGCTGCCGTCCAGTTACACCACCTCCTGGTACGGCGAAGCCTGGCGCGAGTACGACCTCAGCCAGGTGGTCAGCACCACGCTGATCGTGGCGGTCGCCGTCGTCGGCATCTCCGTCCTCATCGGTGCGCCGGCCTCCTACGTCCTGGCCCGGCGCAACTTCCCCGGCAAACCGCTGGTGATGCTCGTGTTCCTGCTGCCGATCATGATGCCGCCCATCACCTACGGCATCCCGCTGGCCACCCTGCTGACCTATTACCACCTGGCACCGGGCCTGACCGGCGTCATCCTGGCCAACCTGGTGCCGTCGGTGCCCTTTGTCATCCTGACCATGACCCCCTTCATCGAGCAGATCAACCCGTCCATCGAGTCGGCTGCCCGGATGTGCGGGGCGAACATGACGCGGCTGTTCACCAGGATCCTGGCTCCCCTGCTGGTTCCCGGGATCCTCGCCGCAGCCGTGCTGGTGCTGGTCC
This window harbors:
- a CDS encoding ABC transporter permease, giving the protein MSTATLKTRDATTAPGRPPRRALKATPGTFLVWGGMALFLILLLGVVSSVLVNSFAGQWFDTWLPSSYTTSWYGEAWREYDLSQVVSTTLIVAVAVVGISVLIGAPASYVLARRNFPGKPLVMLVFLLPIMMPPITYGIPLATLLTYYHLAPGLTGVILANLVPSVPFVILTMTPFIEQINPSIESAARMCGANMTRLFTRILAPLLVPGILAAAVLVLVRTVGMFELTFLTSDSRSDTLVVALFTAMTGAGIRAQQSVDAMAVIYMLMMMVMLVIALRFVNPTQLVSQVREDVD